A segment of the Streptomyces sp. NBC_00376 genome:
GGGAGCGCAGCGGCTTGCCCGCGACGGAGTCCCCGACCCCGGCGATATGGCCCTCGTACGCCATCAGGCCCACCAGCCGGAATCCCGGCCGCCGCGCCACCGAGCGTGCCAGCTCCGCCAGTTGGGCGGGGGAGCGCAGCGGCGAACGCAGGGCGCCGATCCTGACCCGGCCGCCGAGCAGCTGGAGCGAGGTGTCCAGCTCCAGACAGACCCGGATCTCCTCGCGCCCGCCCGCCCGCGCCGCGTCGATCAGCTCCAGCTGCGCGTGGTCGTCGACCATCAGCGTCACCGCGGCAGCCAGCTTCGGATCGGCGGCCAGCTCGGCGATGGCGGCCCGGTCGGCCGACGGATAGGCCAGCAGTACGTCCTCGAACCCGGCCCGCGCCAGCCACAGCGACTCCGCCAGCGTGAACGACATGATCCCGGCGAAACCGGGCCGCGCGAGCACCCGCTCCAGCAGGGTCCGGCAGCGAACCGACTTGCTCGCCACCCGGATCGGCTTCCCGGCCGCCCGGCGGACGAGATCGTCGGCATTGGAGTCGAACGCGTCGAGATCGACTATGGCGATCGGGGCGTCCAGATGGGCGGTGGCCCGGTTGTAACGGGTCCGGTCAGCGGCACGGGCAGTCATGGCCGCAGCTTGCCAGACGTCCGTACTGCTGGGTAGGGGGATGAACTGCGCAGATCGTCCCGGGCGGGGAACTGCCCGCTCCCGCCGGGGCCGTCCCACCCCGTAGAGTGACGGCACGCGGCAATCAACGGGCCTGCCTGTGAAGTCGATCCGCGCGCGGTACGGAACGGGACCAGGGGGGCGGATGAGTACCGAGGCGCAGCGCGCTCCTGTCCCGCCCCGCCCCACGACTCCGCCACCGACGCCCCCGGCGCAGGGACCCGCGACGACCTCCACGGGCGCGCCCGTCCCGACGAGCCGGAGCGCATCCGAGCCCGCGGCCGCCGTCCCGCCCGTGGAGACCACGGCCCGGCTGAGGCCGGTACCCCCGGCCCCCGCGCCCGACGTGCCCGCCACCCCGCCCCGCACGGCCCCGCCCGCGACCGTCCCGCCCG
Coding sequences within it:
- a CDS encoding amino acid deaminase/aldolase codes for the protein MTARAADRTRYNRATAHLDAPIAIVDLDAFDSNADDLVRRAAGKPIRVASKSVRCRTLLERVLARPGFAGIMSFTLAESLWLARAGFEDVLLAYPSADRAAIAELAADPKLAAAVTLMVDDHAQLELIDAARAGGREEIRVCLELDTSLQLLGGRVRIGALRSPLRSPAQLAELARSVARRPGFRLVGLMAYEGHIAGVGDSVAGKPLRSRAVRLMQAAGRRELAVRRAEVVRAVRAVAPDLEFVNGGGTGSVQHTAAERAVTEIAAGSGLYVPRLFDNYTSFTARPAALFAQPVVRRPGVGVVTVLGGGYPASGPAGPDRLPVPYLPEGLRYDPQEGPGEVQTPLLGAPADDLLIGDKVWFRHAKAGELCERFDELQLIEGDRVTATVPTYRGEGRTFL